TGGTCAACAAAGTCAAAGAAAAGGTGGGAGGATAATCATGCCACAGACAATCATTGGACAGACAAACCCCGTTGCGATCATGTTCTTTCTTATGTTCGTGATCAGCACCCTCGGCATCACATACTGGGCTGCCAAACGGACAAGGACCACAAAAGATTTCTACGCAGCGGGCAGGAGCATCACCGGTTTCCAGAACGGGCTCGCCCTTGCCGGCGACTATATGAGCGCCGCGTCGTTCCTCGGGATCGCCGGCCTGGTGTCGACGAGAGGCTATGACGGCCTCATCTACTCGGTGGGCTGGCTTGTGGGATGGCCCATCATCATGTTCCTGATCTCGGAACCGCTCCGGAACCTCGGGAAATACACCTTCGCCGACGTGGTCGCGTACCGTCTGCAGCAGCGCCCCATCCGGGCGGCAGCCGCTACCGGATCGCTCGTCGTCGTGATCACCTACCTGATCGCGCAGATGGTGGGAGCCGGGACCCTGATTAAGCTCATGTTCGGATTGCCCTTTGAGGTCGCGATCATTGCGACCGGATCGCTTATGATTCTCTACGTGCTCTTCGGCGGCATGATCGCAACAACGTGGGTGCAGATCATCAAGGCGGTCCTCCTCCTGAGCGGCGCCACGCTGCTCGTGATCATGACCCTGTACAAGTTCGGGTTCAGCTACGGCGAGCTGTTCGGCCAGGCAAGCAAGCTTTACGGCGCAAAGTTCCTCGAGCCGGGCGGCCTGGTGACAAGCCCCATTGACGCCTTCTCACTCGGCCTCGCCCTCATGTTCGGCACGGCGGGTCTCCCGCACATCCTGATGCGGTTCTACACCGTGCCCGATGCCAAACAGGCGAGAAAGTCCGTGTTTGTGGCCACCGGGTTCATCGGCTACTTCTACATCCTGACCGTGACCATCGGCTTCGGCGCCGCGGTACTCGTGGGCCAGAAGGCCATCATGGCCATTGACAAGGGCGGCAATATGGCCGGCCCGATGCTCGCCGAGGCGCTCGGTGGAAATCTTTTTCTCGGGTTTCTGTCGGCCGTGGCATTCGCCACGATCCTCGCCGTGGTCTCCGGCCTGACGCTCGCGGGCGCATCGGCGCTCTCCCATGACCTGTTCGTGGGCGTGATCCGGCGCGGAGTTGCGGCGGAGAAGGAAGAAGTGAAGGTTGCCAAGATCTCCACGGTCGGCCTGGGCATCGTCGCGATTCTGCTCGGGATCTTCTTTAAAGGACAGAACGTCGCGTTCCTGGTCGGCCTGACCTTTGCCATCGCGGCAAGCGCGAACTTCCCGGCGCTGCTCCTCTCCATCACCTGGAAGAAACTCACCACCTACGGGGTCGTCTGGAGCATCTATACCGGCGTTATCGTGGCGACGGTGCTGATTATCCTGAGCCCGACCGTCTGGGTGGATATCATTCACAAGGAAGCTAAAACGCAAGTCGAGGTCCGGATGAAAGAGGCCGATACGGCCATGGCAACGGTTGATACCCAGATCGCGGAGATGCAGAAGCAGGTCATCAGCGCCGACGCTCTCGGCAAGATGAAGAAGAAGGAAAAGGCGGCTGCCGAGAAGCGGAATGCAGCCCTGCAGACATCGGTATCCGCGAAGGCAATGGAAAAGGAGCAGCTGGCAGCCGAGAAAAAGGAAGCAGGCTCCACGATGCCGAAGGCGATCTTCCCGCTCAAGA
This genomic window from Nitrospirota bacterium contains:
- a CDS encoding sodium/solute symporter (Members of the Solute:Sodium Symporter (SSS), TC 2.A.21 as described in tcdb.org, catalyze solute:Na+ symport. Known solutes for members of the family include sugars, amino acids, nucleosides, inositols, vitamins, urea or anions, depending on the system.) — protein: MPQTIIGQTNPVAIMFFLMFVISTLGITYWAAKRTRTTKDFYAAGRSITGFQNGLALAGDYMSAASFLGIAGLVSTRGYDGLIYSVGWLVGWPIIMFLISEPLRNLGKYTFADVVAYRLQQRPIRAAAATGSLVVVITYLIAQMVGAGTLIKLMFGLPFEVAIIATGSLMILYVLFGGMIATTWVQIIKAVLLLSGATLLVIMTLYKFGFSYGELFGQASKLYGAKFLEPGGLVTSPIDAFSLGLALMFGTAGLPHILMRFYTVPDAKQARKSVFVATGFIGYFYILTVTIGFGAAVLVGQKAIMAIDKGGNMAGPMLAEALGGNLFLGFLSAVAFATILAVVSGLTLAGASALSHDLFVGVIRRGVAAEKEEVKVAKISTVGLGIVAILLGIFFKGQNVAFLVGLTFAIAASANFPALLLSITWKKLTTYGVVWSIYTGVIVATVLIILSPTVWVDIIHKEAKTQVEVRMKEADTAMATVDTQIAEMQKQVISADALGKMKKKEKAAAEKRNAALQTSVSAKAMEKEQLAAEKKEAGSTMPKAIFPLKNPGIYSMAAAFLMAFLVSIINPEKAAEDKFAGVKVREYLGIGSEE